The Melospiza melodia melodia isolate bMelMel2 chromosome 19, bMelMel2.pri, whole genome shotgun sequence genome includes the window TCAGGATGCCTACAACAACCGCCAAGTTCCTGTCTACATCCTTCTTGACCAGGACTTTGTACCCCATTTCTTAGAAATGTGCAACAATTTGGGAGTTAGTCCTGAGCAGGAAAGTGTAAGTACTGAATTGGGATTGgtgtggtttgtttttatttttgtggtaCAGTTCATGCATGTCAAAGAAACTTTTCTATAAAGCATCAGACTGCCTTGAAAGGCTAAATCAACCTGTCTTATGTAGGAGGTACAACCATGATGTGCACCAGTCCCATGAGCTGTGTGCACTGGGATCCCTGTCCTGAGGATGCAGCAATTTTCAGGGATTGAATTTTGCAATGTTTAAATAGCTTTATTCTTTGGCTCAAAGAACTGCTTGCTAAGCAAAACAGAAACGTGGGAAGCTGAAGGGTGGCACAGCTCTGGTACCATCTGCTTTCTTTCCTAATACTTTCTTTTAAAAGGGTTTGGATCTTCCATACTGTGCTCAGCTGCTTTTAAGTAGAATTGCTAATCAAAAGTTTTTGGAAGTTAACTTAAATTTGATgtcacttttttcctttcttttctgaaCCAGATGATGAGAGTTCGAAGTCTCACAGGGAGCACGTACTACATGAGGTCAGGTGCCAAAATTGTTGGGAAAGCGAAGGAGAAGTTCATGTTAATTGATGGCATTAGAGTGGCAACAGGCTCCTACAGGCAAGTATTGGGGCCTGCTGGTGCCCAGTGAAGCTGTAGAAACGGTGATTTGCTGCAAAAGGATGTATTAACTTTGCTGTTTGCCCTGTGTTAACGAGTGCCAATGGCACATGGACTAGCTGAGTCCAAGTGGGGCTGACACGAATCTGAAAACACCTTTGGAAAACTGATTTACTCAACTTGTTGCTAGCAGAGAGCTTGGCCATGGCTAAATAAGAGTTATTCCTGCATAAATGAATAGTCTGTTGACTTCATACCTTAtagtcacagacatattttatgaaaaatcctttccttaggatctttcctcctgagaagctgagaggcttcaggaacaaaatgtaaacaatggttatctgctgctgtggaatgcaacaggtgcatctgtgattggtctcatgtaattgtttctaattaatggccagtcacagtcagctcgCTCAgattctctgtccgagccacaaacctttgttatcattctttctttttctattcttagccagcctcctgatgaaatccttttttctattcttttagtatagttttaatgtaatatatatcataaaataataaatcagccttctgaaacacagagtcaaatcctcatctcttccctcatccttggacccctgtgaacaccgtcacaccttATCTTCATTTTTTAAGCTGAGTCTGGCTGTCTGTAGCTGCACTGTTGAAATGCACTGGAGATTAACTGTGAATCTTGGTTTGTTTTCAACAGTTTCACATGGTCTGATGGAAGGCTGAACAGCAGCAACTTGCTGGTGCTGTCAGGTCAAGTGGTGGAACACTTTGACCTCCAGTTCAGGATTCTTTATGCCCAGTCGCTGCCCATCAGCCCAAAGCGACCgtccagctgcaggaacagtggcatgttTGATCACCTGCTGACCAGAACAGAATCCTCCAAAGAATATACTGTGGAAGGCAACTTGAGAGCAGCATTTGCCAGACTGTCTAGCACACCAAAGAAATTGCTGGAAAAAGCAGATCAAACTGAATATACTCCTGCAGGAAAGCTTTGCAACCTGCAGCTTTCTTGCCTGTGTGAAGAGGAGTCTTTCAGCAATCAAGTGGGCACAGTGGAACAGAGAAGTGCATCGACTCAAACTGGCCCGTGGGAAGAGGTGGCAGCTGTGACCAAATGCAATGCAGCCACTcaggccagcactgccacagcagaCACTAGCACTCAGGCTTCTGTCACGGCCAGAGTGACAGGCACTCAGACATCCATTTTGCTGAAGACTGCAGTGACACAGACAAAGGAAGAGGAGAGCACAGAAACACCTCTCCTTCCCAGAAAGTTTTCAAGAGAAGAGTATTTTCTGCCTGCAAAGGCCGTATCTGGTTCTAGTCTGCAATCCTTGTCTTCATCATCATCCCAGTGCTCTCTTGCAAGCTCTACAGGCTCAATATCCTCTCTCCGCTCCTTTGACTATTCCAGTAGTCACAGGGCACAATATTTCCAAAAACTGCACAAAGAGAGGCAGTTCCACTACTCGACCATCAGGTCGAAGCTGAGCCACATGGTGGCCATCCTGTCCCGGCGGGGCCGTGTCCCTGCCACCTACCTGAGCCAGGTCCCTGccggggccagcctgaagcagaGGCGCGACATCAGCGCCAGCCTGCACAGCCTGCGCCACGCCTCGCTCTACTCCCTCAATAAATGATCCTGCCCTGACCACACACCACACAAACCCCAGGCTCAAGTTGCTGTCACTTTGTACCTAAGATTCTTCCACTCCCGTCCAGCACTTTTATTTCTTTGATACTTTTTTAATGCACCACTCTCCAGCACTTTGTTTTTATCCTATGCAATGTAAGTGATGAAAAAGAGACATTATGTAGTAACAACTTAGAGGTTCCTCTTGTATGCATTAGTGGTGAAGATCATTTTTGTTCTGGGTATTTAACCTCAAAACTGAACTTATTACTACTTTCCAGGATTGCTAATGCCTTAGTTTTAATTTATGTAAACTTCGAAAAATCTGAGTCACACTGACCTTGTTCAGAGTAGCTATGGAGATCTATCTTATATCAAGGAATTATATTATATCAAGGAATTCTCAATCTTTTTTTCCAATACTGACTTTTATTTCTACTTTATCTTTGACAGGAGAGGAATCAGCTTTTACAAAGAGCCATAAAGCTGATTTTATTCTAACTCCTGTGATATATATGTTACTCTTCCACTAAAGTTGCAAAGAGTGTTGAAACAGTTGCAGGTTATCTTCAACTGTATTATATTTCGTTTGTTTATGCCGTCTGAAACCGAATGAGCTAACTAGCCCTTTAGTGTCATCATGCTCTGGTGCCTTTGTTtagagatatataaatatatatgtgtgtgtgtgtgcttcctGCTTTGCAGTGTGCTCCAAGGCGAGACAATCTCTGAGGGCAAGTGACAGATCCTCTGTTCAAAAGTAAACTGACAAATGCACTACAGAATGTTATGGGTTATGTTGGGTAATGTTAATTTACAACTGTAGGAgttaaataaacatttttctcTATTTAACTTTGCTATCTGAAATACTCTTTCCTGCTCTATTATTTTTCTACTACTAACTCAGTTTGAGGAGCTAAATTGCCACTCTAGTTTTTGAAGATACTTCCAATATTGGGTGACCTGAGGTTTGGTTGCTTTGCAAAGCCTTTATCTGTTTGCAGATTTCTGTGCATGTCTGTGCTTGCTGGGTCTCTTACCTGAGCAATGTGTGCAGTCTCTCCTTGAGATCTGGCCTGTTTTTCTTTAAACATACCTCTCAGTACTTCAGTGACCAACCACACTGAATTCTGTCAAATCAAACCAGAGTCTGGGTTATGTATCTTTTTATTCAGGGCATGTATGTCCAGTAGATGGCACATTTCAGCTGTTGGCTTGAatactgaatgaatgaatgaatagaAATATCCATAACTCAAAAAGGCTGCAAGTGTTGAGAGTAACTAACTTTGGCATTTCTGTCTGAAATCTCTAAGGACAACGAGGCTTAGCTACTTATATTGCTTCGATTTCTAAGCAGCCACTCCTTCACTAAAGCTGGAGGTAAGGAAAAAAGTTCTGTCTGCACTTGTTCAAAATGATAAGGTACTTTATTGCTTGATTTGTGGATCTGGAACACTGGCACCAAACCAAGCTGCAGAGAGAGAGCCAAGATTACACCTTCAAAGCCAATATCGAGTCGTATTTTTAAGAGCCCAAGTCCTGCAGTTCTTGAATGTATGTAAAATTACCTTGTTTGTTCTATGTGCTTTTAAACTTTATTATACCGTGCGGCTGTTAAGGTACTCTAACAGGAACAAGAAACGGTTTACAAATAAACTCCTTTTTGCCTTGGGGGCTTTCACCTGATCATCGCTGAGCTTTGCTTTCTGTTTATTTGGCATTTTAAATCGGGGTCACTAAGTCACTTCGTCGCCGCTTGGTCCTTTCCGGCTGGGGCCATTTGCCCTCTCCAACTTTTGGAGCAGCCTTTTGATgcgggctgggcagcagcaccagggctgggctgaTCCTTCCTCCTTCGAGGCTGGCGCTTCCCTGGGCGTGGGGAAGGCTGCGGGCTGTGCCACCCGTGACTGTGCCGTGGGCGAGCGGAGCCGGGCGGGGAAGGAGCGCTATAAAGAGCCGGGGCTCGGAGCCGCGCTCCGGCCATGGCCAACGCGTCGCAGTGCCTGGAGGAGGGCTCGGGGCGCTGGCCGCCGCCGGCCGGGCCGTACAGCGAGGCGCAGCGGCTGGCGCTGGAGGAGCTGGTGGCGGGCGGCCCCGAGGCGCTGCGCGCTTTCCTGCGGCGGGAGCAGCTGCCGCCCTTCCTGTCGGAGCCCGAGGTGCAGGACATCGCTCGggccgcgctgccgcccgccgcggGCCCGGAGCCGGCGGCCGAGCCGGCGGCCGGAGCCTCGCTGGACGCCTCGTCGCTCACCTACTTCCCCGAGCGCTCGGAGCTGGAGCCGCCCgcgctggagctgggctggccgGGCTTCGCCAGCGGCGCCTTCCGCGGGCTCACGCGGGTGGAGGCGCATTTCCAGCCCGGCTGCGGGGACAGCATCTACGGCTGCAAGGAGGCGGTGCGGCGCCAGATCCGCTCCGCCCGGCAGGTCAGTGAGCGAGCGAGCGAGCgagtgactgactgactgactgactgactgactgactgactgactgactgactgagtGCCCGCGGAGCGCCCGCTGCCGCTGTGCGGCTTCCCGGGGCCGCCTCGTCCTTGTCCGCTTTCTCTTACTTACATACCCTTCCGTTTTAAAATACTCTCCTGTTTCGTATTGCTTTATGTCTTTTCCACCATCTTTTGTAGTTATTTTTTAATCAGGTTCATCATTTGCCGGCTTTCCCCCACCCCCATTCTGCTGAATGGGCTCTCTGGGTGCCGCTGAGTTCTCTCGGAGTTGGCACCCGTGAGCGATAAATCCGGAGTGCCCATTCCCGGCTCGCTTCCCCATCCTGCAGAGGACCCACGGCAAATCCTGGGGTTCAGTCCATGGGGGAGATCTGCGGGGGTGGGAGCTGGCTCTCAAGGGATGTTTTATTCAGATCTTGACTTGAAATATGAGAATCTGAATAGTGAGGTGAAGATGAACCTGACGTTTATCTCAAACAGAGAGCTGAGATATAAAGAGCAGTCAGATgctggtggttttgggttttcttgctgtttctttttatACTTGAAAAGTTGGAAGATGGGAAAACTGTAGTATTGGAAGTAAGCTCAACT containing:
- the LOC134426742 gene encoding protein FAM83D-B-like — its product is MANASQCLEEGSGRWPPPAGPYSEAQRLALEELVAGGPEALRAFLRREQLPPFLSEPEVQDIARAALPPAAGPEPAAEPSAGASLDASSLTYFPERSELEPPALELGWPGFASGAFRGLTRVEAHFQPGCGDSIYGCKEAVRRQIRSARQVIALVMDSFTDIEIFSDLQDAYNNRQVPVYILLDQDFVPHFLEMCNNLGVSPEQESMMRVRSLTGSTYYMRSGAKIVGKAKEKFMLIDGIRVATGSYSFTWSDGRLNSSNLLVLSGQVVEHFDLQFRILYAQSLPISPKRPSSCRNSGMFDHLLTRTESSKEYTVEGNLRAAFARLSSTPKKLLEKADQTEYTPAGKLCNLQLSCLCEEESFSNQVGTVEQRSASTQTGPWEEVAAVTKCNAATQASTATADTSTQASVTARVTGTQTSILLKTAVTQTKEEESTETPLLPRKFSREEYFLPAKAVSGSSLQSLSSSSSQCSLASSTGSISSLRSFDYSSSHRAQYFQKLHKERQFHYSTIRSKLSHMVAILSRRGRVPATYLSQVPAGASLKQRRDISASLHSLRHASLYSLNK